A portion of the Granulosicoccus antarcticus IMCC3135 genome contains these proteins:
- a CDS encoding MFS transporter has protein sequence MNDSNQSTPAALLPRERRAAWSLSLIYMIRMVGLFIVLPVFSLFGDHYTDSTPFLIGLAIGIYGLLQACLQIPFGMLSDRIGRKKVVTIGLLLLALGSVVAASSESIYGVIIGRTLQGSGAIAAALMALAADLTRDEQRTKVMASIGASIGFAFILALILGPLLIGWFSINGLFWLTAASALVAILLLHTVVPNPDRCHYSADTGANLTTMKRLFHHPQLVRLDISIFMLHLMITAIFFAVPLGLRDAGMQSDRQWLIYLPAVVLSFAVMIPLIIWGERKAMRAVLLLCITGMALTQLLFAGPLIMGIDASVLLLFLGITVFFCFMNTLEALLPSLVSRLAPAAAKGSAMGIYSTSQFMGSFVGGVGAGWLYGTVGPVGLFATMAVLCVVWLLLLAGFEPPRKMATHRRALSDAERHSTQELLAELKSTPGVEEVVIAMDEGVAYLKVDKARFEQPGPVGEL, from the coding sequence TTGAACGATAGCAATCAAAGTACTCCGGCCGCATTACTGCCCCGTGAACGGCGCGCCGCCTGGTCCCTGTCTCTGATCTATATGATCAGAATGGTGGGTCTGTTCATCGTGCTGCCGGTATTCAGCCTTTTTGGTGATCACTATACGGACAGTACGCCATTTCTGATCGGCCTGGCCATTGGCATTTACGGATTGCTGCAGGCCTGTCTGCAGATCCCGTTTGGGATGCTGAGCGATCGTATAGGGCGCAAGAAAGTGGTGACTATCGGGTTGCTACTGCTGGCACTGGGAAGCGTGGTGGCAGCGAGCTCTGAGAGCATCTATGGGGTCATCATCGGTCGTACGCTACAGGGTTCCGGGGCTATTGCTGCGGCCCTGATGGCACTGGCTGCCGATCTCACACGAGATGAGCAGCGTACCAAGGTCATGGCGAGTATCGGTGCCAGTATCGGGTTTGCGTTCATTCTGGCGCTGATTCTCGGGCCTTTGCTGATTGGCTGGTTCTCGATCAACGGACTGTTCTGGTTGACTGCGGCCTCTGCACTGGTGGCGATCCTGCTCTTGCATACGGTGGTGCCCAATCCTGATCGATGTCATTACAGCGCCGATACCGGGGCCAACCTGACCACCATGAAACGCCTGTTCCATCATCCTCAGTTAGTGCGCCTCGATATCAGTATTTTCATGCTGCATCTGATGATCACGGCCATATTCTTTGCCGTGCCGTTAGGCTTGCGGGATGCCGGCATGCAATCGGACAGGCAATGGCTGATTTATCTACCGGCTGTCGTGCTGTCTTTCGCCGTCATGATTCCGCTGATCATCTGGGGGGAGCGCAAAGCCATGCGTGCCGTGCTATTGCTATGCATTACGGGGATGGCACTGACGCAGCTCCTGTTTGCAGGGCCTCTGATCATGGGCATTGATGCCAGCGTGCTACTGCTGTTTCTAGGGATTACGGTGTTTTTCTGCTTCATGAATACACTGGAAGCCTTGTTGCCCTCGCTGGTATCACGTCTGGCTCCGGCGGCAGCCAAGGGCAGTGCCATGGGCATCTACAGTACGAGCCAGTTCATGGGATCCTTTGTCGGTGGTGTGGGAGCCGGCTGGCTGTACGGCACGGTGGGGCCTGTTGGGTTATTTGCCACAATGGCCGTGCTGTGTGTCGTCTGGTTATTGCTGCTGGCAGGTTTTGAACCACCACGTAAAATGGCGACTCATCGGCGTGCGCTGAGCGATGCCGAGCGTCATTCAACCCAAGAGTTGTTGGCTGAGCTGAAATCGACGCCGGGGGTGGAGGAGGTCGTTATTGCGATGGATGAAGGTGTCGCCTATCTGAAAGTTGACAAGGCCCGGTTTGAGCAGCCTGGTCCGGTTGGCGAACTGTAA
- the uvrA gene encoding excinuclease ABC subunit UvrA, whose amino-acid sequence MDTIRIRGARTHNLKNIDVDLPRDSLIVITGLSGSGKSSLAFDTVFAEGQRRYVESLSAYARQFLSIMDKPDVDLIDGLSPAIAIEQKSTSHNPRSTVGTITEIYDYLRLLYARAGTPTCPIHGEVLEAQTLSQMVDTVMALDAGTTLALLAPVIRDRKGDHATLLERLRAQGYLRARIDGVITELEGDISLPAKQKHSIDVVVDRFKVRDDLRLRLTESFETATTLGDGNAIVTPLRDDGDDMVFSTRFACSQCGYSLPELEPRAFSFNSPHGACPTCDGLGLSQFFDPALIIVNPSVSLAGGAIRGWDKRNAYYFQMIKSLALHYKFDVDTIFDELPEAIRHLIMHGSGTEKIKFHYQSEKGQASYESVRPFEGIIPNLTRRYKDTESNAVREELGKLLSSQTCPDCKGARLNEAARHVLVDGHSLPSIVNHSIGDTRSLIDSLKLTGQRKEVASKITGEILLRLNFLINVGLDYLSLDRSADTLSGGEAQRIRLASQIGAGLQGVLYVLDEPSIGLHQRDNDKLLKTLEYLRDLGNTVIVVEHDEDAIRAADFVLDIGPGAGVHGGNIVASGTPEQIISNSASITGQYLSGKRFIPIPERKKPGKQFISITKASGNNLKSVNVKFPVGICTVVTGVSGSGKSTLVNDTLYKHAANAINNARHTPSPLKSITGLKVFDKIVDIDQSAIGRTPRSNPATYSGLFSPIRDLFAGTHEARSRGYKAGRFSFNVKGGRCEACQGDGLIKVEMHFLPDVYVPCDVCQGKRYGRETLDIRYKGQNIHQVLTMTVEQAHEFFGAVPVLHRKLATLMDVGLSYITLGQNATTLSGGEAQRIKLARELSKRDTGDTLYILDEPTTGLHFEDVKALLVVIQRLRDAGNTVIIIEHNLDVIKTADWIIDMGPEGGQGGGTVVAAGTPEDIIGCASSYTGQYLKRILSR is encoded by the coding sequence ATGGATACTATTCGCATCCGTGGCGCACGCACGCACAACCTCAAGAACATCGATGTTGACCTGCCGCGCGACTCTTTGATCGTCATTACCGGACTATCCGGTAGTGGAAAGTCATCTCTGGCTTTCGATACCGTGTTCGCAGAAGGCCAGCGCCGCTATGTGGAATCGCTGTCAGCCTACGCACGCCAGTTTCTGTCCATCATGGACAAACCGGACGTGGATCTGATAGACGGGCTTTCTCCGGCGATCGCCATTGAGCAGAAATCAACCTCCCACAACCCGCGCTCCACGGTTGGTACCATCACCGAAATATATGATTATCTGCGCCTGCTGTACGCCCGTGCCGGCACACCCACATGCCCGATTCACGGCGAAGTACTGGAAGCCCAGACTCTGAGTCAGATGGTGGATACTGTCATGGCTCTGGATGCGGGAACCACCCTGGCGCTGCTGGCACCTGTCATCCGGGATCGCAAAGGCGACCATGCGACCCTGTTGGAACGTTTGCGGGCACAAGGCTATCTGCGAGCACGAATTGACGGGGTCATCACAGAGCTGGAAGGTGACATCTCACTGCCTGCAAAACAGAAACATTCCATTGATGTCGTCGTGGACCGCTTCAAGGTACGGGACGACCTGCGCCTGCGCCTCACCGAGTCCTTTGAAACAGCCACGACACTGGGTGATGGCAACGCCATTGTCACACCACTGCGCGATGATGGCGATGACATGGTCTTCTCTACGCGCTTTGCCTGCAGTCAATGTGGCTATTCTCTACCGGAGCTGGAACCTCGCGCGTTCTCGTTCAACAGCCCCCATGGCGCCTGCCCAACCTGTGATGGACTCGGCCTGAGTCAGTTCTTCGATCCGGCACTTATCATCGTGAACCCTTCTGTCAGCCTTGCTGGTGGAGCCATTCGTGGCTGGGACAAGCGCAATGCCTACTACTTCCAGATGATCAAGTCACTGGCCCTTCATTATAAATTCGATGTCGATACGATTTTTGATGAATTGCCAGAAGCTATCCGACATCTGATCATGCACGGATCCGGTACGGAGAAGATCAAATTCCACTACCAGAGCGAAAAAGGTCAGGCCAGCTATGAGTCCGTACGCCCCTTTGAAGGCATCATTCCCAACCTGACGCGCCGCTACAAGGACACCGAATCGAATGCAGTGCGTGAAGAGCTTGGCAAACTGCTCTCCTCACAGACCTGCCCTGATTGCAAGGGCGCGCGTCTGAATGAGGCTGCCCGGCACGTCCTGGTCGATGGGCACAGCCTACCCTCGATCGTGAACCATTCCATCGGTGACACCCGCTCTCTGATCGACTCGCTGAAGCTGACAGGTCAGCGCAAAGAAGTCGCCAGCAAGATTACCGGTGAAATCCTGCTGCGACTGAACTTCCTGATCAACGTAGGCCTGGATTACCTCTCACTGGATCGCAGCGCTGACACCCTCTCCGGAGGCGAAGCACAGCGCATACGTCTCGCCAGCCAGATAGGTGCAGGTCTGCAAGGTGTTCTGTATGTACTGGATGAACCCTCAATCGGATTGCATCAGCGTGATAACGACAAGCTGCTGAAGACATTGGAATACCTGCGTGATCTGGGCAATACCGTCATTGTCGTGGAGCACGATGAAGACGCCATCCGGGCGGCCGATTTTGTACTGGACATAGGACCGGGAGCCGGTGTTCATGGTGGCAACATAGTGGCCTCTGGCACACCAGAGCAGATCATCAGCAATAGCGCCTCGATTACCGGCCAGTATCTGTCCGGCAAGCGCTTCATTCCCATTCCCGAACGCAAGAAACCGGGTAAACAGTTCATCAGCATCACCAAAGCTTCTGGCAACAACCTTAAATCTGTCAATGTGAAATTTCCTGTCGGCATCTGTACGGTAGTCACAGGCGTCTCAGGCTCGGGGAAATCGACACTCGTCAACGATACCCTTTACAAGCACGCGGCCAATGCCATCAATAACGCCCGTCATACCCCATCGCCATTGAAAAGCATTACCGGCCTGAAGGTGTTCGACAAAATTGTGGACATTGACCAGAGCGCCATTGGCCGCACCCCACGCAGCAACCCTGCCACCTACTCCGGCCTGTTCTCGCCGATCAGAGATCTGTTCGCAGGCACTCACGAAGCACGCTCCAGAGGCTACAAGGCAGGACGCTTCAGTTTCAATGTCAAGGGGGGTCGCTGTGAAGCTTGCCAGGGAGATGGCCTGATCAAGGTGGAAATGCATTTTCTACCCGATGTCTATGTCCCCTGTGACGTCTGCCAAGGCAAGCGCTATGGCCGCGAAACACTGGACATACGCTACAAGGGGCAGAATATTCACCAGGTCCTGACGATGACAGTTGAACAGGCACATGAGTTTTTCGGCGCAGTGCCGGTACTGCATCGCAAGCTGGCCACTCTGATGGATGTCGGCCTGTCCTATATAACGCTGGGACAGAATGCGACAACGCTATCCGGCGGTGAAGCTCAACGCATCAAACTGGCACGAGAGCTTTCGAAGCGCGACACAGGCGACACTCTGTATATCCTTGATGAGCCGACAACAGGTTTGCATTTTGAAGATGTCAAGGCTTTGCTTGTGGTCATACAGCGACTACGTGATGCCGGCAATACCGTGATTATCATCGAACACAATCTGGATGTAATTAAGACTGCAGACTGGATCATCGACATGGGCCCCGAAGGCGGTCAAGGTGGTGGGACTGTCGTTGCAGCTGGAACACCTGAAGATATCATCGGCTGTGCCTCCTCCTATACCGGTCAATACCTCAAACGCATTTTATCTCGATAA
- a CDS encoding NAD(P)/FAD-dependent oxidoreductase translates to MTEPYCNSYYAASANQTAAFPMLDGDIDVDVAIIGGGFTGIASALELSERGFRVAVLEANQIGWGATGRNGGQVTGSLSGDKAMEREFRKTLGAEASNYVWNLRWRGHDIIEDRVKKYGIQCDLKHGHMLTAYKPSHIPALKAMYHEACENGMEDQVELIEGADVKDYLESDLYPAGLLNNKNMHLHSLNLCLGEADAVRSLGGQIFCSSRVTEIVHGKRPIVKTQHGQVTADTVLLAGNAYHQLAQGSMKGVLFPASLGIMATEPLSEEVANKINPHDIAVYDCRMVLDYFRLTADKRLIFGGGTKYSGGGYNTTAVENELRPALERTFPRLKGVKIDYQWSGQAGIIINRIPHIGKIAPNVFFAEGYSGHGMATSHIVAEIMANTITGSLEEFDIFANVPHTKLPFGKWFGNAAISLGMWYYVQLEKLK, encoded by the coding sequence ATGACTGAACCTTATTGCAATTCTTATTACGCAGCTAGCGCCAATCAAACAGCAGCATTCCCAATGCTGGATGGCGACATCGATGTAGACGTTGCCATCATTGGCGGTGGGTTCACCGGTATTGCCTCGGCTCTGGAACTCAGCGAACGTGGTTTTCGTGTCGCCGTTCTGGAAGCGAACCAGATTGGATGGGGTGCGACCGGGCGCAATGGTGGACAGGTAACTGGTTCGCTGTCTGGCGATAAAGCGATGGAACGAGAGTTCAGGAAAACGCTGGGGGCGGAGGCCAGCAACTATGTATGGAACTTGCGCTGGCGTGGTCACGACATCATAGAAGATCGTGTCAAAAAGTACGGTATTCAGTGCGACCTGAAACATGGCCACATGCTGACGGCCTACAAACCGTCTCATATTCCTGCACTCAAAGCCATGTACCACGAGGCGTGTGAGAATGGCATGGAAGATCAGGTCGAGCTGATCGAAGGGGCAGATGTAAAAGACTACCTGGAAAGCGATTTATACCCTGCCGGCTTGCTTAACAATAAAAACATGCACCTCCATTCATTGAACCTTTGCCTGGGTGAAGCCGATGCTGTCCGATCGCTGGGTGGACAAATTTTCTGTTCCTCACGTGTCACTGAAATCGTGCACGGAAAACGTCCGATCGTAAAAACGCAGCACGGACAAGTGACGGCAGATACGGTTTTACTGGCAGGCAACGCCTACCATCAACTGGCACAAGGCAGCATGAAGGGCGTATTGTTTCCGGCCTCACTAGGTATCATGGCCACCGAGCCTCTGAGCGAAGAGGTTGCCAACAAGATCAACCCTCATGACATTGCGGTCTACGACTGCCGCATGGTTCTGGATTATTTTCGCCTGACTGCGGACAAGCGGCTGATCTTTGGTGGCGGCACAAAATATAGTGGTGGCGGCTATAACACCACGGCAGTTGAGAACGAGCTACGCCCGGCGCTGGAACGTACATTCCCACGCCTCAAAGGCGTCAAAATCGACTATCAATGGTCTGGACAAGCAGGAATCATCATCAATCGTATTCCCCATATCGGAAAGATTGCACCCAATGTATTCTTTGCCGAAGGCTACTCAGGCCACGGCATGGCGACATCACATATCGTTGCAGAGATCATGGCTAATACCATCACAGGCAGCCTGGAAGAATTCGATATCTTCGCTAATGTGCCCCATACGAAACTACCCTTTGGCAAATGGTTCGGCAACGCCGCAATTTCTCTGGGCATGTGGTACTACGTGCAGCTGGAAAAACTGAAGTAG